The following coding sequences lie in one Glycine soja cultivar W05 chromosome 16, ASM419377v2, whole genome shotgun sequence genomic window:
- the LOC114389822 gene encoding protein MAIN-LIKE 1-like: MTGRYAWGVAALVHMYDQLNDESISHNRQLVGCITLLQCWIYEHFPSVADSTADQEYDEDSPRACRWIAKKKTMESIRTPAYREHLDQLRILDVCWIPYGEHRSVRDFHVISCYSGLLRWGPVAIYYRPERVVRQFGYTQTIPAPPVDSWVSYDDIHDKWMHYSNHIVPAGEVCAVPGQCASDYMDWFFRISHHFMTPGHASDPLPDGHAPQTDIPHVSKPGTSSTSVEEPGHAVEVSDDIAERLERHLSLGVVTPDSSTHEVIEECLRMARSVTQDHLVYVRSRRRRRTNQA, translated from the exons ATGACGGGGAGGTACGCCTGGGGAGTGGCTGCTCTGGTGCATATGTACGACCAGCTGAACGATGAATCTATCAGCCACAACCGACAACTTGTCGGTTGCATCACACTGCTGCAg TGCTGGATTTACGAGCACTTTCCCTCAGTTGCGGACTCAACTGCTGATCAAGAATACGATGAGGATTCCCCGCGTGCATGTAGGTGGATTGCGAAGAAGAAGACCATGGAGAGCATTCGTACACCGGCGTACAGGGAGCACCTGGACCAACTCCGGATTCTGGATGTGTGTTGGATCCCGTATGGGGAACATCGATCGGTCCGGGACTTCCATGTCATATCATGTTATTCCGGTCTCTTGCGCTGGGGGCCTGTTGCTATTTATTACCGACCAGAGAGGGTCGTGCGGCAGTTTGGATACACGCAGACCATTCCTGCTCCTCCTGTCGATTCATGGGTGTCGTACGATGATATACACGACAAGTGGATGCACTACTCGAATCATATCGTTCCAGCAGGTGAGGTGTGCGCTGTGCCAGGTCAGTGTGCCAGTGACTACATGGACTGGTTCTTCCGCATCTCGCATCATTTCATGACACCAGGCCATGCATCAGATCCTCTGCCTGATGGTCATGCCCCACAGACGGATATCCCTCACGTGTCGAAGCCAGGAACATCGTCGACATCTGTGGAGGAGCCtggacatgcagtg gAAGTTTCTGATGACATTGCTGAGAGGTTGGAGCGCCATCTAAGTTTAGGGGTAGTCACGCCAGACTCATCGACACATGAGGTGATCGAAGAATGCCTCAGGATGGCCAGGAGTGTGACACAAGACCATCTAGTATATGTTAGGTCTAGACGCAGGCGGCGCACGAATCAGGCGtag
- the LOC114389824 gene encoding protein MAIN-LIKE 2-like encodes MVRTRGLGRALGHVTGRGVGRGDRDDSDYAPQRRRLTASARRQRVVVTAVHDEPMVPAPDVEADVFPDDPMAPVDSKDIVSDILVDTSAKAVEDEHEGFPGGPSDPSVLTQYADHVACSVWTGEERPELKLSSHGRKVHSFGRPVPTIEGLVAGTGLSPLIACSVDIDDQRLLSLFVEWWHRETSSFHLPVGELTITLDDVSSLLHLPVSLPGLRQPSVVDRTYA; translated from the exons atggttaggaccAGAGGATTAGGTCGTGCCTTAGGTCACGTTACTGGCAGAGGTGTTGGTAGAGGAGATCGTGATGATTCCGATTATGCTCCGCAGCGTCGACGGCTTACCGCATCCGCACGGAGGCAGCGAGTCGTTGTGACTGCGGTGCACGATGAGCCAATGGTCCCTGCGCCAGATGTTGAGGCTGATGTATTTCCGGATGACCCGATGGCACCAGTTGATTCTAAGGACATTGTGTCAGACATTCTTGTGGACACAAGCGCGAAGGCTGTTGAGGATGAGCATGAGGGATTTCCGGGTGGTCCGAGCGACCCATCCGTGTTGACCCAGTATGCGGATCACGTTGCTTGCAGCGTATGGACgggagag GAGCGTCCTGAGTTGAAGTTATCCTCTCACGGGAGGAAGGTCCATAGTTTTGGCAGGCCTGTCCCTACCATTGAGGGACTCGTTGCTGGGACAGGACTAAGTCCTCTGATCGCGTGTTCGGTAGACATCGATGATCAGAGACTTTTGTCCTTGTTTGTGGAGTGGTGGCACCGGGAGACGTCTAGTTTCCATCTCCCGGTGGGAGAGCTCACGATCACGCTAGACGACGTCTCCTCGCTTCTCCATCTACCCGTG AGTCTGCCAGGGCTGAGACAGCCCAGTGTCGTGGACCGTACATACGCCTAA